The Sphingomonas sp. LY54 genome includes a region encoding these proteins:
- the parE gene encoding DNA topoisomerase IV subunit B: MSDLFASSAPVSNEYDASSIEVLEGLEPVRRRPGMYIGGTDERALHHLAAEVLDNAMDEAVAGFANRIEVTLEEGNRLTITDNGRGIPIDPHPKYPDKSALEVILTMLHSGGKFSDKAYATSGGLHGVGVSVVNALSTDTVVEVARNKELYRQSYSRGAPTSKLEKIGAAPNRRGTSLAFTPDGDIFGETAKFRPARLYRLARSKAYLFAGVEIRWKCDPTLIDDDTPAEAVFQFPGGLYDHLKEQVGARECATAEFFRGTQEFPDRQGRVEWAVAWPLWSEGGSSYYCNTIPTPDGGTHEQGIRNALTRGIRAFGELVGQKKAKDIQGDDIVSGAEIMLSVFVREPQFQSQTKDRLTSPDAARLVEAAVRDHFDHFLTDNMDRGRALLGFVLDRMDERLKRRAEREVKRKTATSSRKLRLPGKLTDCANDDPAGTELFIVEGDSAGGSAKQARDRKTQAILPIRGKILNVASANSAKIAGNQEIADLIQALGCGTRERCTIDTLRYERIVIMTDADVDGAHIATLLMTFFFQEMPELVKKGALFLAQPPLYRLVSGGTIAYAKDDAQRAELERTLFKNKKVEVSRFKGLGEMNPSQLRETTMDPKTRSLIRITLPQEYEERAAVKDLVDRLMGKNPEHRFHFIQNHAAELDEEEIDA, from the coding sequence ACGAGGCGGTCGCCGGCTTCGCCAACCGTATCGAGGTGACGCTGGAGGAAGGCAATCGCCTTACCATCACCGACAATGGCCGTGGCATCCCGATCGACCCCCATCCTAAATATCCGGACAAGTCGGCGCTCGAGGTGATCCTCACCATGCTGCATTCGGGCGGCAAATTCTCCGACAAGGCCTATGCCACGTCGGGCGGCCTCCACGGCGTCGGCGTCAGCGTGGTCAACGCGCTGTCGACCGACACGGTGGTCGAGGTTGCGCGCAACAAGGAATTGTACCGCCAGAGCTACAGCCGCGGCGCGCCGACCTCGAAGCTCGAGAAGATCGGCGCCGCCCCGAACCGGCGCGGCACCTCGCTGGCCTTCACGCCCGACGGCGACATCTTCGGCGAGACCGCCAAGTTCCGCCCCGCCCGCCTTTATCGGCTGGCGCGGTCCAAGGCCTATCTGTTCGCCGGCGTCGAGATACGCTGGAAATGCGATCCCACACTGATCGACGACGACACGCCCGCCGAGGCGGTGTTCCAGTTTCCGGGCGGCCTCTACGACCATCTGAAGGAGCAGGTCGGCGCGCGCGAATGCGCGACCGCCGAATTCTTCCGCGGCACCCAGGAGTTTCCCGACCGCCAGGGCCGCGTCGAATGGGCGGTGGCCTGGCCGTTGTGGAGCGAGGGCGGCTCGTCTTATTATTGCAACACCATTCCGACGCCCGACGGCGGCACCCACGAGCAGGGCATACGCAACGCCCTCACCCGCGGCATCCGCGCGTTCGGCGAACTGGTCGGGCAGAAGAAGGCCAAGGACATACAGGGTGACGACATCGTCTCGGGCGCCGAGATCATGCTGTCGGTCTTCGTCCGCGAGCCGCAGTTCCAGAGCCAGACCAAGGACCGGCTGACCAGTCCGGACGCGGCGCGGCTGGTGGAAGCGGCGGTGCGCGACCATTTCGACCATTTCCTGACCGACAATATGGACCGCGGCCGCGCCTTGCTCGGCTTCGTGCTCGACCGCATGGACGAGCGGCTGAAGCGCCGCGCCGAGCGCGAGGTGAAGCGCAAGACCGCGACCAGCAGCCGCAAGCTGCGCCTGCCCGGGAAGCTCACCGACTGCGCCAATGACGATCCGGCGGGCACCGAATTGTTCATCGTCGAGGGCGACAGCGCCGGCGGCTCGGCCAAGCAGGCGCGCGACCGCAAGACCCAGGCCATCCTGCCGATCCGCGGCAAGATCCTCAACGTCGCCTCGGCGAACAGCGCCAAGATTGCCGGCAACCAGGAAATCGCCGACCTGATCCAGGCCCTGGGCTGCGGCACGCGCGAGCGCTGCACGATCGACACTTTGCGCTACGAGCGGATCGTGATCATGACCGACGCCGACGTCGACGGCGCCCATATCGCGACCCTGCTGATGACCTTCTTCTTCCAGGAGATGCCCGAGCTGGTGAAGAAGGGCGCGCTGTTTCTCGCCCAGCCGCCGCTCTACCGGCTCGTCTCGGGCGGGACGATCGCCTACGCCAAGGACGACGCCCAGCGCGCGGAGCTCGAGCGCACCTTGTTCAAGAACAAAAAAGTCGAGGTGTCGCGCTTCAAGGGCCTCGGCGAGATGAACCCGTCGCAATTGCGCGAAACGACGATGGACCCGAAGACGCGCTCGCTGATCCGCATCACCCTGCCCCAGGAATATGAGGAACGGGCCGCGGTGAAGGACCTCGTCGACCGCCTGATGGGCAAGAATCCCGAGCATCGCTTCCACTTCATCCAGAATCACGCGGCCGAGCTGGACGAAGAAGAGATCGACGCCTGA
- the apaG gene encoding Co2+/Mg2+ efflux protein ApaG, whose amino-acid sequence MKALFPHSTTTRDVTVRVSVSFLPEQSEPERGRWFWAYHVRIENEGRRAVQLVSREWTIVDGRGGRHEVQGEGVVGEQPVIEPGASFDYVSGCPLNTPTGAMEGRYHMIGADGHSFAVAIPRFPLVAPAVTS is encoded by the coding sequence GTGAAAGCTCTTTTTCCCCATTCGACGACCACCCGCGACGTCACCGTGCGCGTTTCCGTCAGCTTCCTCCCCGAACAGTCGGAGCCCGAGCGGGGCCGCTGGTTCTGGGCCTATCATGTCCGCATCGAAAATGAGGGCCGGCGCGCGGTCCAGCTCGTCAGCCGCGAATGGACGATCGTCGACGGCCGCGGCGGCCGTCACGAAGTGCAGGGCGAGGGCGTGGTCGGCGAGCAGCCGGTGATCGAGCCCGGCGCGTCCTTCGATTATGTCTCGGGATGCCCGCTCAACACGCCGACCGGCGCGATGGAGGGCCGCTATCACATGATCGGCGCCGACGGCCACAGCTTCGCCGTCGCCATCCCGCGCTTTCCGCTCGTCGCGCCCGCCGTCACGAGCTGA
- the recO gene encoding DNA repair protein RecO: MHIESQAIIVAVRPHGEHGAIVRALTPADGVQPGYVRGGRSRRLRPVLLAGNLVQADYRARTDEQLAHLGVELVHSRAPLLVEALPAAAIDWATALTAATLPEGQPYPRLYEALDGLLSAVEAAPSAKGWASSLVRYEILLLSELGFGLDLSQCAASGVTEDLAYVSPKSGRAVSREGAGDYADRLLPLPAFVLGGGAAEWDDIFAGLRITRHFLARDLLIERQADILAARDRLVERLRRVTR; this comes from the coding sequence ATGCATATCGAGAGCCAGGCCATCATCGTCGCCGTGCGCCCCCATGGCGAGCATGGCGCGATCGTGCGCGCGCTGACGCCCGCCGACGGCGTCCAGCCGGGCTATGTGCGCGGCGGCCGCTCGCGCCGGCTGCGCCCGGTCCTGCTAGCCGGCAACCTCGTCCAGGCCGACTATCGCGCCCGCACCGACGAGCAGCTCGCCCATCTCGGCGTCGAATTGGTGCACAGCCGCGCGCCCCTGCTGGTCGAAGCGCTGCCGGCGGCGGCGATCGACTGGGCGACGGCGCTCACCGCCGCGACCCTGCCCGAGGGCCAGCCCTATCCGCGCCTGTACGAGGCGCTCGACGGCCTGCTGTCGGCGGTCGAGGCGGCGCCGAGCGCCAAGGGCTGGGCCAGCTCGCTGGTTCGCTACGAGATATTGCTGTTGTCCGAGCTCGGCTTCGGCCTCGATCTCAGCCAGTGCGCCGCATCGGGCGTCACCGAGGACCTGGCCTATGTCAGCCCGAAGAGCGGCCGCGCGGTGAGCCGGGAGGGGGCGGGCGACTATGCCGACCGGCTGCTGCCGCTCCCGGCCTTCGTCCTTGGCGGCGGTGCGGCCGAGTGGGACGACATTTTCGCCGGGCTCCGGATCACCCGCCATTTCCTCGCCCGCGACCTGCTGATCGAGCGCCAGGCCGACATCCTCGCCGCCCGCGATCGGCTCGTGGAGCGGCTCAGGCGGGTCACGCGTTGA
- a CDS encoding GNAT family N-acetyltransferase, with the protein MPRADGIALPFRVGPRTLWRVRRRLVRVPVSLAQGLAGGTPSLPPLDRASDGYLVTAVQAVHADALGRHAGLIAFVRQSYQRCYADLDRGYDAYLADFSAKTRSTLKRKLRRFAERSGGAIDVRAYSTPEAMDEFYRNARSVSAKTYQERLLGAGLPEGREALEGMRALARRDAVRAWILFLDEEPVSYLYAPAEGDTLLYAYLGYDPACADLSPGTVLQLEAMRDLMAENRFRLFDFTEGEGQHKRLFSTGRIDCVDLLLLRPTLANRLLGHGLAAFDGAVAGVKTLLAKTGLERLVRARLR; encoded by the coding sequence ATGCCGCGCGCTGACGGCATCGCGCTGCCGTTCCGCGTCGGGCCGCGCACCCTGTGGCGCGTCCGCCGCCGGCTCGTGCGCGTGCCCGTCTCGCTCGCCCAGGGGCTGGCCGGCGGGACGCCGTCTCTGCCGCCGCTGGACCGGGCAAGCGACGGTTACCTGGTGACCGCGGTCCAGGCCGTCCATGCTGACGCGCTGGGACGCCATGCCGGCCTCATCGCGTTCGTGCGGCAATCCTACCAGCGCTGCTATGCCGATCTGGATCGCGGCTACGACGCCTATCTCGCAGACTTCTCGGCCAAGACCCGCTCGACCCTGAAGCGCAAGCTGCGCCGCTTCGCCGAGCGGAGCGGCGGCGCGATCGACGTTCGCGCCTATTCCACGCCGGAGGCGATGGACGAATTTTACCGCAACGCGCGCTCGGTTTCGGCCAAGACCTATCAGGAGCGGCTGCTCGGCGCCGGCCTGCCCGAAGGGCGCGAGGCGCTGGAGGGCATGCGCGCGCTCGCCCGACGCGACGCCGTGCGGGCGTGGATCCTCTTCCTGGACGAGGAGCCGGTCAGCTATCTCTATGCGCCCGCGGAGGGTGACACTCTGCTCTACGCCTATCTCGGCTACGACCCGGCCTGCGCGGATCTCTCGCCCGGCACGGTGCTGCAGCTCGAGGCGATGCGCGATCTGATGGCCGAGAACCGCTTCCGCCTGTTCGATTTCACCGAAGGCGAGGGGCAGCACAAGCGCCTGTTCTCGACCGGCAGGATCGACTGCGTCGACCTGCTCCTGCTCCGCCCGACCCTCGCCAACCGCCTCCTCGGCCACGGACTCGCGGCCTTCGACGGCGCCGTCGCCGGCGTGAAGACGTTGCTGGCCAAGACTGGGCTGGAAAGGCTCGTCCGCGCCCGCCTGCGCTGA
- a CDS encoding polysaccharide deacetylase: MATPVLLTVDTELTWRHYAAGLSWQDNFERSYAAAGVGIPYQLRMLAEHGLKACFFVDPMPALHYGLDPVRRMVDPILEAGQEVQLHLHPFWAGLGDENGEDPVFELTAFPPEFQHDLIRDARDLLVEAGVPDPIAFRSGSYAANLDTLAALDRLGIRYDSSHNGSHHPWPSALPLDPAQIAPVRHRGVTIVPVTQARDRPGRLRHLQLCAVSAAEMRAALNHAVANDHPLVTIVSHSFELATRDGLRPNWALCRRFEKLCRFLAKRHDALPTAHFADLGPLPLAQEAAPLPPDRLRTNLRVAEQIWAEARYERPASALTALSGTSATGLEILLTYAAR, encoded by the coding sequence ATGGCGACGCCCGTCCTTCTCACGGTCGATACCGAACTGACCTGGCGGCATTATGCCGCCGGCCTCTCGTGGCAGGACAATTTCGAGCGCTCCTACGCGGCGGCGGGCGTCGGCATTCCCTACCAGCTGCGGATGCTCGCCGAGCACGGCCTCAAGGCCTGCTTCTTCGTCGATCCGATGCCGGCTCTGCATTACGGGCTCGATCCCGTACGGCGCATGGTCGATCCCATTCTGGAGGCCGGTCAGGAGGTGCAGCTCCATCTCCACCCGTTCTGGGCCGGGCTTGGCGACGAGAATGGCGAGGACCCGGTTTTCGAGCTGACCGCGTTCCCGCCCGAGTTTCAGCACGATCTCATCCGCGACGCGCGCGACTTGCTGGTCGAGGCCGGCGTGCCCGATCCGATCGCATTCCGCTCCGGCAGCTATGCCGCCAACCTCGATACGCTGGCAGCGCTAGACCGGCTCGGGATACGCTACGACAGCAGCCACAATGGCAGCCATCATCCCTGGCCGAGCGCGCTGCCGCTCGACCCCGCGCAGATCGCACCGGTCCGCCACCGCGGTGTGACGATCGTTCCCGTGACGCAAGCGCGCGACCGGCCGGGCCGCCTGCGTCACCTCCAATTGTGCGCGGTCTCCGCCGCCGAGATGCGGGCGGCCCTGAACCACGCGGTGGCCAACGATCACCCGCTCGTGACGATCGTCAGCCACAGCTTCGAACTCGCCACGCGAGATGGCCTCCGCCCCAACTGGGCGCTGTGCCGCCGCTTCGAGAAATTGTGCCGCTTCCTGGCCAAACGGCACGACGCCCTTCCGACCGCGCATTTCGCCGATCTGGGTCCGCTGCCGCTCGCGCAAGAGGCGGCCCCGCTGCCGCCCGATCGGCTGCGGACGAACCTGCGCGTCGCCGAGCAGATTTGGGCCGAGGCTCGCTACGAGCGGCCCGCTTCGGCGCTGACCGCTTTGTCCGGGACGTCCGCGACCGGGCTGGAGATATTGCTGACCTATGCCGCGCGCTGA
- the uvrC gene encoding excinuclease ABC subunit UvrC, with protein sequence MNDPTSSDRFHEEKSAYTVRGSDKPDVEAGVAAIRNVLRTLPVRPGVYRMLDAKGEVLYVGKARALRNRVTNYTQVSRLTKRLQRMVAQTRDMTIVTTNTEAEALLLEAQLIKRYRPPYNVLLRDDKSFPFILLREDHAFPRVTKHRGARRAKGQYYGPFASAGSVTRTLNALQKLFLLRSCSDSFFANRSRPCLLFQIKRCSAPCVGRIDQAGYDELVGDAKDFLGGKSTKVQQKLGLLMTKAAEDMDFELAAVYRDRLRALTFIQGSQTVHAEGLGDADIFGLACKGGTMCIQAFFIRGGQNWGHRSFFPAHTNDVPEEEVLTSFLTQFYEEMPPPKLILLDRILSEADLLAEALGERAERKVTLKVPQRGDQAKLMRQAVRNAEEALDRRLAESSTQNANLRALADLFELEGPPERIEVYDNSHIMGTNAIGAMIVAGPEGFRKNSYRKFNIKREETVPGDDFAMMREVLSRRFARLEKEDPDRTKGDWPSLLLIDGGKGQLNAVCEVMEDAGVHDVPVVAISKGPDRHAGREVFHLPGGREITLPPNDPVLFFLQRLRDEAHRFAIGAHRQKRAKSFAANPLDDVPGIGPSRKRALLMHFGTARAVKGAALEDLEKAPGISKAMARGIYDYFHPRG encoded by the coding sequence GTGAACGATCCCACCTCTTCCGACCGATTCCACGAGGAAAAATCCGCTTACACGGTCCGCGGCAGCGACAAGCCCGACGTCGAAGCGGGGGTCGCGGCGATCCGCAACGTCCTGCGGACGCTGCCGGTGCGCCCCGGCGTCTATCGCATGCTCGATGCCAAGGGCGAGGTGCTCTACGTCGGCAAGGCGCGCGCGCTCAGGAACCGGGTCACCAACTACACCCAGGTGTCGCGCCTCACCAAGCGGTTGCAGCGCATGGTCGCGCAGACCCGCGACATGACGATCGTCACCACCAACACCGAGGCCGAGGCCCTGCTGCTCGAGGCGCAGCTGATCAAGCGCTACCGGCCGCCCTACAACGTCCTGCTGCGCGACGACAAAAGCTTCCCCTTCATCCTGCTGCGCGAGGACCACGCCTTTCCGCGCGTGACCAAGCACCGCGGCGCGCGGCGCGCGAAGGGCCAATATTACGGCCCGTTCGCCAGCGCCGGATCGGTGACGCGGACGCTGAACGCGCTGCAGAAGCTGTTCCTGCTGCGGAGCTGCTCGGACAGCTTCTTCGCCAATCGCTCGCGTCCCTGCCTGCTCTTCCAGATCAAGCGCTGCTCGGCCCCGTGCGTCGGCCGCATCGATCAGGCCGGCTATGACGAGCTCGTCGGCGACGCCAAGGACTTCCTCGGCGGCAAATCGACCAAGGTGCAGCAGAAGCTTGGGCTGCTGATGACCAAGGCGGCCGAGGACATGGATTTCGAGCTGGCCGCGGTCTACCGCGACCGCCTGCGCGCGCTCACCTTCATCCAGGGCTCGCAGACCGTCCATGCCGAGGGACTGGGCGATGCCGACATATTCGGCCTCGCCTGCAAGGGCGGGACGATGTGCATCCAGGCCTTCTTCATCCGCGGTGGCCAGAATTGGGGCCATCGCAGCTTCTTCCCGGCCCATACCAACGACGTGCCCGAGGAGGAGGTGCTGACCAGCTTCCTCACCCAATTCTATGAGGAGATGCCGCCGCCCAAGCTCATCCTGCTCGATCGCATCCTGTCCGAAGCGGACCTGCTCGCCGAGGCGCTGGGCGAGCGCGCCGAGCGCAAGGTGACCTTGAAGGTGCCGCAGCGCGGCGACCAGGCGAAGCTGATGCGCCAGGCCGTGCGCAACGCCGAGGAGGCGCTCGATCGCCGTCTCGCCGAAAGCAGCACCCAGAATGCAAATTTGCGCGCGCTCGCCGACCTGTTCGAGCTCGAGGGCCCGCCGGAGCGGATCGAGGTCTACGACAACAGCCACATCATGGGCACCAACGCGATCGGCGCGATGATCGTCGCCGGGCCGGAGGGCTTCCGCAAGAACAGCTACCGCAAGTTCAACATCAAGCGCGAGGAGACCGTCCCGGGTGACGATTTCGCGATGATGCGCGAGGTGCTGAGCCGCCGCTTCGCCCGGCTCGAGAAGGAGGATCCGGACCGCACCAAGGGCGACTGGCCGAGCCTGCTGCTGATCGACGGCGGCAAGGGGCAACTCAATGCGGTCTGCGAGGTGATGGAGGATGCCGGCGTCCACGACGTGCCCGTCGTCGCCATCTCCAAGGGACCCGATCGCCATGCCGGGCGCGAGGTCTTCCACCTTCCCGGCGGGCGCGAGATCACGCTGCCGCCCAACGATCCGGTCCTCTTCTTCCTGCAGCGGCTGCGCGACGAGGCGCACCGCTTTGCGATCGGCGCCCACCGCCAGAAAAGGGCGAAGAGCTTCGCCGCCAATCCGCTCGACGACGTCCCCGGTATCGGGCCCAGCCGCAAGCGCGCCTTGCTGATGCATTTCGGCACGGCGCGGGCGGTGAAGGGCGCAGCGCTGGAGGATCTGGAGAAGGCGCCCGGCATCTCGAAGGCGATGGCGCGCGGCATTTACGATTATTTTCATCCGCGCGGCTAA
- a CDS encoding F0F1 ATP synthase subunit B: protein MANTNIDPQSAEVAANLAAASTEGEQGAVPHTGGDALATTAAEGHGDAALHAEPEALNMDATMWVALAMIIVILIMLWKKVPAAIGRSLDKKIAGVREQLDEAAKLRAEAEALKAEYEAKAAQAGAEAQTMIDRARHEADAIVQQAKADSAALVERRTRMAEDKIGAAERAAVQEIRAKAATAAAAAAATLIAQQHDASADKAMVDQTIAGLGRTH, encoded by the coding sequence ATGGCTAACACCAACATCGATCCGCAGTCCGCGGAGGTCGCGGCCAATCTCGCCGCGGCGTCCACCGAGGGCGAGCAGGGCGCGGTCCCGCATACCGGCGGCGACGCCCTCGCGACCACGGCGGCCGAGGGGCATGGCGACGCCGCGCTCCACGCCGAGCCCGAGGCGCTGAACATGGACGCCACCATGTGGGTGGCGCTGGCGATGATCATCGTCATCCTGATCATGCTGTGGAAGAAGGTGCCGGCGGCGATCGGGCGGTCGCTCGACAAGAAGATCGCCGGTGTCCGCGAGCAGCTCGACGAGGCCGCCAAGCTGCGTGCCGAAGCCGAGGCGCTCAAGGCCGAATATGAAGCCAAGGCCGCCCAGGCGGGCGCCGAGGCGCAGACCATGATCGACCGCGCCCGTCACGAAGCGGACGCGATCGTGCAGCAGGCCAAGGCCGACAGCGCTGCCCTGGTCGAGCGCCGCACGCGCATGGCCGAGGACAAGATCGGTGCCGCCGAGCGCGCCGCCGTTCAGGAAATCCGGGCCAAGGCCGCTACGGCTGCCGCCGCCGCCGCCGCGACTTTGATCGCGCAGCAGCACGACGCGTCGGCCGACAAGGCGATGGTCGACCAGACGATCGCGGGTCTCGGCCGCACCCACTGA
- a CDS encoding ATPase produces MPQIAQIDATFASQLFWLLITFGLIYFVIGRGMLPKIEATVEARDERISSDLAAAESARAQADATEEEYRAKTEANRAEALKVTQAAKEASARETEAKIKAADTELGAKVAAAEAQIRTAADAALADIETVAADAAQDMVAKLSGASVSAEQAQQAVKAALANG; encoded by the coding sequence ATGCCTCAGATAGCCCAAATCGACGCAACCTTTGCGTCGCAGCTGTTCTGGCTGCTGATCACCTTTGGCCTGATCTATTTCGTGATCGGCCGGGGGATGCTGCCCAAGATCGAAGCGACCGTGGAAGCGCGCGACGAACGCATATCGTCCGATCTCGCCGCTGCCGAGAGCGCCCGCGCTCAGGCCGACGCGACGGAAGAGGAATATCGGGCGAAGACCGAGGCCAATCGCGCCGAAGCCCTCAAGGTGACGCAAGCCGCCAAGGAGGCTTCGGCCCGCGAGACCGAGGCCAAGATCAAGGCGGCTGACACCGAGTTGGGCGCCAAGGTCGCTGCGGCCGAGGCGCAGATCCGCACTGCCGCGGACGCCGCTTTGGCCGATATCGAGACTGTCGCGGCCGACGCCGCGCAGGACATGGTCGCCAAGCTGTCGGGTGCCTCGGTATCCGCCGAGCAGGCGCAGCAAGCAGTGAAGGCGGCGCTGGCCAATGGCTAA
- a CDS encoding F0F1 ATP synthase subunit C, which produces MDAEAAKLLGAGLAAIGVGMAALGVGNVFGSFLESALRNPAAADSQQGRLFIGFAAAELLGLLAFVVAMILLFVA; this is translated from the coding sequence ATGGACGCAGAAGCCGCAAAGCTGTTGGGTGCAGGTCTGGCCGCAATCGGCGTCGGCATGGCGGCGCTCGGCGTGGGTAACGTGTTCGGCTCGTTCCTCGAGAGCGCGCTGCGCAACCCGGCCGCCGCCGACAGCCAGCAGGGCCGTCTCTTCATCGGCTTCGCCGCTGCCGAGCTTCTCGGTCTGCTGGCGTTCGTCGTCGCCATGATCCTGCTCTTCGTCGCTTAA
- a CDS encoding F0F1 ATP synthase subunit A — protein MAAEGGKIDPMHQFEVQTIFEGFNIGGYQIAFTNSAMWMLVSLVVLWVFMLGGMKRQLVPTRWQAAVEGVTGFISGMMETNIGPKGRKFTPYIFSLFMFILVANILGMMPFGIVGIHPFTVTSHLTVTGILAILSFSIVLIVGFARHGFHFFSLFVPQGAPWWMMPILIPVEFVSFMVRPFSLALRLFVAMTAGHILMKVLAGFVINGINAEALWVAPVVSLPSFILMIGITLLELLVCAIQAYVFALLTSLYLNDAINLH, from the coding sequence GTGGCGGCCGAAGGCGGTAAAATCGACCCGATGCACCAGTTCGAGGTGCAGACCATCTTCGAAGGGTTCAACATCGGCGGCTATCAGATCGCGTTCACCAACTCCGCGATGTGGATGCTGGTCTCGCTGGTCGTGCTGTGGGTGTTCATGCTCGGCGGCATGAAGCGCCAACTCGTCCCGACCCGCTGGCAGGCGGCCGTCGAGGGCGTCACCGGCTTCATCTCGGGTATGATGGAGACGAACATCGGTCCCAAGGGCCGCAAGTTCACGCCGTACATCTTCTCCCTGTTCATGTTCATCCTGGTCGCCAACATCCTCGGCATGATGCCGTTCGGGATCGTCGGCATCCACCCGTTCACGGTCACCAGCCACCTGACGGTCACCGGCATCCTCGCGATCCTGTCCTTCTCGATCGTGCTGATCGTCGGCTTCGCCCGGCACGGCTTCCACTTCTTCTCGCTGTTCGTGCCGCAGGGCGCGCCGTGGTGGATGATGCCGATCCTGATCCCGGTCGAATTCGTCTCGTTCATGGTCCGCCCGTTCAGCCTCGCGCTGCGACTGTTCGTCGCGATGACCGCCGGCCACATTCTGATGAAGGTGCTCGCCGGCTTCGTGATCAACGGCATCAACGCCGAGGCCCTGTGGGTCGCGCCGGTGGTCAGCCTTCCAAGCTTCATCCTGATGATCGGCATCACCCTGCTCGAGCTGCTGGTGTGCGCGATCCAGGCCTATGTCTTTGCACTGCTCACGTCGCTCTACTTGAACGACGCGATCAACCTGCACTGA
- a CDS encoding AtpZ/AtpI family protein, with protein sequence MAGSFAGMSHAPAMPREKRGLAPRENDVTENEPGQAPKLPEDARLASLDERLRQAQADEAARTGRDRKPADRNEQLGNRVLSYLIGGMLGGAAIGWALDQLFGTSPWLLLAMLFLGTAAGFWNIIKLSNQRPK encoded by the coding sequence TTGGCGGGTTCGTTCGCCGGCATGTCCCACGCCCCTGCGATGCCTCGCGAAAAGCGCGGCCTTGCACCTCGGGAGAATGACGTGACGGAAAACGAGCCCGGGCAGGCCCCTAAGCTTCCGGAGGATGCGCGGCTGGCTTCGCTCGATGAGCGGCTCCGGCAGGCGCAGGCCGACGAAGCGGCGAGGACGGGACGAGATCGCAAGCCGGCTGATCGTAACGAGCAGCTCGGCAATCGCGTCTTGTCCTATTTGATCGGGGGCATGCTTGGCGGAGCGGCGATCGGCTGGGCCCTGGACCAGTTGTTCGGCACTTCCCCCTGGCTCCTGCTCGCGATGCTGTTCCTCGGGACGGCAGCCGGGTTCTGGAACATCATCAAGCTTTCCAACCAGCGCCCGAAGTAA
- a CDS encoding DUF4163 domain-containing protein: protein MTRTALAAALLLSACSAESDPAPTANTAAVPGSAAAAAPAEPKTEPAKPRKIEDKSDLLEFSYSWPAEAAAIAPLNARFEAQAAEAKPEALATAKEDRDGRGPDFPFNGHFFHAEWETMGDTPALLSLAGQIATFTGGAHGNSAYDALLWDRAAGRPIAAADLFERSEGAFAAIGPAYCAALDQQRSEKREEPLPLSGDGWMVECPALAEQVIAPVDANKDGRFELLRVLIAPYGAGPYAEGTYEVDVPVTPAIRKMVKKAYQAAF, encoded by the coding sequence ATGACAAGAACCGCCCTCGCCGCCGCCTTGCTCCTCTCCGCCTGCTCGGCCGAGAGCGACCCCGCCCCCACGGCCAATACGGCAGCCGTTCCGGGGTCCGCCGCGGCTGCGGCGCCGGCCGAGCCGAAGACTGAGCCGGCCAAGCCGCGCAAGATCGAGGACAAGAGCGACCTGCTCGAATTCTCTTATTCCTGGCCGGCCGAAGCCGCGGCGATCGCGCCGCTCAACGCCCGCTTCGAAGCCCAGGCCGCCGAGGCCAAGCCCGAGGCGCTGGCGACGGCCAAGGAGGATCGCGACGGCCGCGGCCCCGATTTCCCGTTCAACGGCCATTTCTTCCACGCGGAATGGGAGACGATGGGCGACACCCCTGCCCTGCTCAGCCTTGCCGGCCAGATCGCGACCTTCACCGGCGGCGCGCACGGCAATTCGGCCTATGACGCCCTGCTGTGGGATCGCGCGGCGGGCCGCCCGATCGCAGCCGCCGACCTGTTCGAGCGCAGCGAAGGGGCGTTCGCGGCGATCGGCCCGGCTTACTGCGCGGCGCTGGACCAGCAGCGCTCGGAGAAGCGCGAGGAGCCGCTTCCGCTCTCGGGCGACGGCTGGATGGTGGAATGCCCGGCGCTTGCCGAGCAGGTGATCGCTCCGGTGGACGCAAACAAGGACGGCCGGTTCGAACTGCTGCGCGTGCTGATCGCGCCTTACGGGGCGGGGCCCTATGCCGAAGGCACTTATGAAGTGGACGTGCCGGTGACGCCGGCGATCAGGAAAATGGTGAAGAAGGCCTATCAAGCGGCCTTCTAG